One region of Thalassophryne amazonica chromosome 16, fThaAma1.1, whole genome shotgun sequence genomic DNA includes:
- the rpl3 gene encoding 60S ribosomal protein L3: MSHRKFSAPRHGSLGFLPRKRCRRHRGKVKSFPKDDPSKPVHLTAFLGYKAGMTHIVREVDRPGSKVNKKEVVEAVTVVETPPMMVVGVVGYVSTPSGLRSFKTIFAEHISDECKRRFYRNWHKSKKKAFTKYCKKWQDDDGKKQLEKDFAAMKKYCEVIRVIAHTQMRLLPLRQKKAHLMEVQLNGGTIADKVDWAREKLEQAVPVNTVFTQDEMIDVIGVTKGHGYKGVTSRWHTKKLPRKTHRGLRKVACIGAWHPARVAFSVARAGQKGYHHRTEINKKIYKIGQGFHTKDGKLVKNNASTDYDISNKSINPLGGFVHYGEVTSDFVMVKGCVVGTKKRVLTLRKSLLVQTSRRALEKIDLKFIDTTSKFGHGRFQTVEEKKAFMGPLKKDRIAKEETA; this comes from the exons ACGCCATGGTTCCCTGGGGTTCTTGCCTCGCAAAAGGTGCCGGCGCCATCGTGGGAAGGTCAAGAGCTTCCCCAAAGATGACCCCAGCAAACCTGTTCATCTGACAGCCTTCCTGGGCTACAAGGCTGGCATGACTCATATTGTTCGTGAAGTTGACCGACCAGGCTCAA aGGTGAACAAGAAAGAAGTGGTTGAAGCTGTGACCGTTGTGGAGACACCGCCCATGATGGTGGTTGGAGTGGTGGGTTACGTCAGCACCCCCAGTGGACTCCGTTCCTTCAAGACCATTTTTGCTGAGCATATCAGCGACGAGTGCAAGCGCCGATTCTACAGGAACTG GCACAAGTCTAAGAAGAAGGCTTTCACCAAATACTGCAAGAAATGGCAGGATGATGATGGAAAGAAGCAGCTGGAGAAGGACTTTGCAGCCATGAAGAAGTACTGTGAGGTCATTCGTGTCATCGCTCACACACAG ATGCGCCTGCTCCCCCTGAGGCAGAAGAAGGCTCACCTCATGGAGGTACAACTTAATGGTGGGACCATTGCTGACAAAGTGGACTGGGCCCGTGAGAAGCTGGAGCAGGCTGTACCTGTCAACACAGTGTTCACTCAGGATGAGATGATTGATGTCATTGGTGTCACCAAGGGTCATGGATACAAGG GTGTCACCAGCCGTTGGCACACAAAGAAGCTTCCTCGTAAAACTCACAGAGGTTTGCGCAAAGTGGCCTGTATTGGCGCTTGGCATCCTGCTCGTGTGGCGTTCTCCGTGGCCCGTGCTGGTCAGAAGGGTTACCATCATCGAACGGAGATCAACAAGAAG ATCTACAAGATTGGCCAGGGCTTCCACACCAAGGACGGGAAGCTGGTGAAGAACAACGCTTCCACGGACTATGATATTTCCAACAAGAGCATCAACCCCCTG GGTGGATTTGTGCACTATGGAGAGGTGACCAGTGACTTTGTCATGGTCAAGGGTTGTGTGGTAGGGACCAAGAAGAGGGTGCTGACTCTGCGGAag TCTCTGTTGGTGCAGACTAGTCGCCGTGCTTTGGAGAAGATTGACCTCAAATTCATTGATACCACATCCAAGTTTGGTCATGGCCGTTTTCAGACTGTGGAAGAAAAGAAGGCTTTCATG GGACCACTCAAGAAGGACCGCATTGCCAAGGAAGAGACTGCCTAA